From a region of the bacterium genome:
- a CDS encoding amidohydrolase has translation MVKNKKVGKYNYSPDVKTRDKIDKGFSKGWGFHFPSNEDYWLDCHTHYGRQFTPKAYYETYETFEKFFANLDAFRLDSIITIINNPEMIPVCKAIASHSPNFNWLYWMHYEKPDHKIMEEAIKQGAKGLKLHNNAILVNKDAKPDVWLSKKWDKVFKVVEKAKLPVLWHITQRMSVSPYHGGNEFKTLANSNQSVLAATLEVVKKYPKIPFIGAHQIYLGLEQLEKLFKKYKNLYIDTSVGFFLRWADTLNEPDKEVYRDFFTKYSDRILFGSDCTFVGKIDEYLTQSFLAHARFILNLNLTDDVLQKVAHKNAEKLFKIEPLTWKRRGNTRP, from the coding sequence ATGGTAAAAAATAAAAAGGTTGGGAAGTATAATTATTCGCCGGATGTAAAAACAAGGGATAAGATTGATAAAGGGTTCTCAAAAGGGTGGGGGTTCCATTTTCCGTCAAACGAAGATTATTGGCTGGATTGTCATACCCATTATGGGAGACAGTTTACTCCTAAGGCTTATTATGAAACGTACGAAACTTTTGAAAAATTTTTTGCTAACCTGGACGCTTTCAGGCTTGATAGTATTATAACAATAATTAATAACCCTGAGATGATTCCTGTCTGCAAAGCAATCGCTTCTCATAGCCCAAACTTTAATTGGTTATACTGGATGCACTACGAAAAACCTGACCACAAAATTATGGAGGAAGCAATAAAGCAAGGAGCAAAAGGTTTAAAACTTCATAATAACGCTATACTTGTAAACAAGGATGCTAAACCTGATGTTTGGTTAAGTAAAAAATGGGATAAGGTGTTTAAGGTTGTTGAAAAAGCTAAATTACCCGTTTTATGGCATATAACTCAAAGGATGAGCGTTTCCCCATACCACGGCGGTAACGAATTTAAAACTTTGGCAAATTCTAACCAAAGCGTTTTAGCAGCAACACTTGAAGTGGTAAAAAAATACCCCAAAATTCCTTTTATAGGTGCTCACCAGATATATTTAGGGTTGGAACAACTTGAAAAACTTTTCAAAAAATATAAGAACCTTTATATAGATACAAGTGTTGGATTCTTTTTAAGATGGGCTGATACATTAAATGAACCTGATAAAGAAGTATATAGGGACTTTTTTACTAAATATTCCGATAGAATTCTTTTTGGAAGTGATTGTACTTTCGTGGGTAAGATTGATGAATATTTAACACAGAGTTTTCTTGCGCACGCACGTTTTATATTAAACCTTAACCTGACGGATGATGTGTTACAGAAAGTAGCACATAAAAACGCTGAAAAACTTTTCAAAATAGAGCCACTCACTTGGAAAAGACGAGGTAACACAAGACCTTAA
- a CDS encoding DUF2148 domain-containing protein produces MMVSARTAPKARGVDNLEIALFGKNEIKKVSDKLKKMVKQDGVPEFFLRDSINILSADAMIAIGTKISPLELSYCGMCGFANCDEKKTHPEHPCIFNTGDLGIAIGSAVSVAMDNRVDSRVMYTTGLAIIKLGMLGKEVKIAYGIPLSVSAKNPFFDRDNEKLLGKK; encoded by the coding sequence ATGATGGTATCTGCAAGAACTGCACCAAAAGCACGAGGCGTAGATAACCTTGAGATAGCTTTATTTGGAAAAAATGAAATAAAAAAAGTTTCTGATAAACTTAAAAAAATGGTAAAACAAGATGGGGTACCAGAGTTTTTCCTTAGAGATTCTATAAACATTCTTTCGGCAGACGCTATGATTGCCATTGGAACAAAGATATCTCCATTAGAATTATCATACTGCGGAATGTGCGGATTTGCTAATTGTGATGAGAAAAAAACTCATCCAGAACATCCTTGTATATTCAACACAGGTGACCTTGGAATTGCCATAGGGTCTGCTGTTAGTGTGGCTATGGACAATAGAGTTGATAGCAGAGTTATGTATACAACAGGGTTAGCAATTATAAAACTGGGTATGTTGGGCAAAGAAGTTAAAATTGCTTACGGTATTCCTTTAAGCGTTAGCGCTAAAAACCCTTTCTTTGATAGAGATAACGAGAAACTTCTTGGTAAAAAATAG